Genomic DNA from uncultured Flavobacterium sp.:
AATTGGGTTTATTAAATATTTCCCGAATTGACTTTGGTCAAGAAATGCGTTTCCGGATTCTGCTTAAGGTTTCAGGTACAACGCCAATATAGGATGCAAGATATTTCAGCGGGATTTGCTGAATGTATTTTGGCTGTTCGTCTAGTAGTTTTTGATATCTTTCCTGTGGAGTTTTGGTCAAAAGATTTAATTCTCTTTTTACTTTTTTATCCAGTAAATATTCCGTGGCAATTCGACCAAGCTTTTTTGCTGTTTCACATCTTTCGTAAAGTTTTTGCAAGTTTTCGTTTGATATCGAATACAATTCACAATCGGTCAATGCCTGAATATAAACTTCTGTTTTAGTTCTGTTGTAAAATGAATCGTAGGCACAATAAAATGAATTTCTGAAAGCAAAATCAAATGTAATTTCTTTATCATTTGCAATTACAAAATACCTAACGATACCGGTATCGATAAACGATAAATAATTCTCTAACTGACCATTAGATAAAATTAATTCATTTGCAGAAAATTTACGTGTTTTTAGACAACTCAAAAACTCAGTTATATCATTTTCCGAGAAGCCAAGTTTTCCAAAATATACTATTAATGAATTCATTTTTGTTTTCTAAATTGCTATTTATCTAAAGGAAAAGCCTTTCTGGTGTCTTTTGTAATTAAGCCGGTTCCCAAAGTTCAATTTTATTTCCGTCAGTATCCAAAATATGCACAAATTTTCCGTAGTCATAACTCGTGATTTCATCTAGTATAGTTACTCCGTTTTCTTTGAGTTTGTTTACAAGTCCTTCGATATTCTGCACCTGGTAATTAATCATAAACTCTTTTTTGGACGGAGAAAAATATTCATCTCCTTTTTTGAAAGGACTCCACTGAAGCGAATTTACTTTATCAGGATTATTAATATCTCTGGATTCAAAAGTCGAACCCCAATCATTGGTTTCAAGTCCAAGATTTTTAGAATACCACTCTTTTATTTCTTTCGGATTATCTGAAAAGAAAAAAATACCGCCAATTCCGGTCACTTTTGGTGTTGTGTCAATTGAGGAATTTGAATTGTCTGGTTGTTTTTTTGAATCTTCCATATTTGGTTGTTTTTTAGTTGTCTATTTCAATCTATAATGATTAATCTTTTGATTTATTGTTTATTTCAAAAAGTCATTATCTCTTTATAAGTTTATTATTTACGGCTATTAATCCTAAACCAATAGCAAAAAAGAGTATTATCATTAAACCGGTATTAATGAAAACTTTTTGGTAGCCAATATTCGTCACGTTCAAAAAAGGATATGGATACCAATTTACAATTGATCCGCGAATTAAAGAATAAACCAAATAAGCAAAAGGAAAGAAAATCCAATAAATACCATTCCTCCAGGTTAATCTTTCTTTTGAAGCAAAGATGAACCAATATAAAATATATAAAATTGGATTTAAAACGTGAAGCAGATTATCAACAATCAATTGCCAGCCTTTTACAACCCAGAGTCCGCGCAAAATAATGTTATAAACTAATGCCACAATAAATATATAAAGTGCAATAGCTGTTTGAACAGAAATACCCGAAAAGAATATTCCTGTTTTTGTTTGAGGAAAAAAGACTGAAAATGTCACGCATAATGCAACCAATAAATTAGATAGAATAGTAAAATAACTGAAAAAATTAGTCACAGTTCCCTCCGTAAGATAGAGCTGAAACAGAATTGCAAACCAGGCAAAAAAAGCCGTTATTGAAGCAAAGAGCATTTTAGATTTTCCTTTATTTTCTATACTATTCATTCTAAATTATGAGTTATTGAATATTTTACATTTGTACTTTTATTCTCAACTAAACAAAAATACAAACTTAGATTTTTACCGTTTTTATTTTACGTGATTATCGTTTTACTTAAAATTAAATTTACATAAAAATTCCTCACATAAAACTAAAGCTTTCTTAAATTGATTTGAATGCGATTTTACTTATTGTAAATTAACCTTAAAATACGCAAACTATAAAACGAGAATCATTCTTACCGAATTGTTACCAGGTTTTGCAATTTGATCTTGAATTTACAAACGATGGTAAAATCATAAAAGGTTAAAATAAAGAACTCCATCAGCAGCGGCTGATGGAGTTCTTTATATCTTATTCTTTATACTCTTAACGAACCACGAAATCCTCTCGCAGCATAATAAGAATCTGCGCCGTTATGATAAACAAATACAGTATTATATCTAAAATCAGCAAATAATGCTCCGCCAAGTTTTCTAATTTCCGGAGTAGTTATAATCCAGCTTGAGGTTTTTGCATCAAATTTTCCGAGTTTTTGTAACTCGCGATATTCTGCTTCAGTCAGGATTTCTATTCCCATTTCGGCAGCCATATTTATAGCACTGTTTTGTGGTTTGTGCTCTTTTCTTTTTTCAAGCGCTTCATGATCGTAACAAATGCTCCTGCGGCCTTTAGGACTTTCGACAGAACAATCATAAAAAATATACTCTCCTGTAGTTTTATCAAAACCTACAACATCAGGTTCTCCTTCAGTTCTTTCCATTTCGTCAAGTGACCAAAGTTTTTCAGGATTTGCTACTAATTTTTCTCTCACCTTATCCCATTCAATTCCTTTATGGCGATTAAGATTATTCTCAAAACGTGCTTCCAGAACACTTAGTAATTCTTCTTGTTGATCTGATGATAATTTTTTATTGATTCCCATATTTTATTAGCCTATTTGTGCTTTTAAATACGTTTCAAGTTTATCTACATTCTGAATCAATCCTTCATCTGCCTTAAAAGCTTTAACTACAGTTTCATACAATTCATCTGTTTCAAAAACTCCTGTCCAATCCAATAGTATTTTATTTTCTTTAGCTTCAAAAGTTATAGTTGCAAGATAATTGGGATTATAATGCTGAAAAACAATCTTTTTAAAAGGAGCAATTTCTACAAAAGTGCTTCTATTAAGATAAGTTTTTCCGTCAGGACCGTACATTGTCAGGCGCCACTCGCCTTCCGGTTTCAAATCCATTGTTTGAATTGTAGTAGTGAATCCGTTTGGTCCCCACCAATTTGCAATATGTTCAGGATTTGTCCAAACTTCCCAGATCAAGTCTATCGGGGCATTTAATAATCTCGAAACATGCATTGCTCGGTTTGTCGTATTATTTTTTGAATTTTCCATTGTTTAAAAACTTTAGTGTTATTTTCAATTTAGATAAACTAATCGTTCAATCCTTTTCCGTCCATAATATTTATTATGTTTTTTTCGACTCTTGATTCTCTTGTTTTAGATTGTTTTGGTTGAGAAAAATGCAGCAAATATGCTCTTTGTCTTCCTGGCGTTAAAGCCTGAAATGCTTTCTTCAAATTTGGCATTTCGTCTAATTTCTTTTGAAATTCTTCTGAAACTTCAAATTCAGTTGTCTTTTTTAATTTTACTGTCAAACCTGCTCTTTCTACTTCAATAGCCTGATATATGTAGGTTTTTAAGATATTTTTCTGATCGGTTATTTCACTAAGATTGGTAAACCGAATCTGGCGTGCAGCCTGTACATTGTCTGATTGTTGAATTAAAATATTATCTGTGTCTTTTAACAAAGCGCCTTTAAAAAATAAAAACGCACAATATTCTTTAAAAGAATGGATCAAAACAATATTTCTATCTCCTAAAGTATAACAAGGAGTTCCCCATTTTAATTCTTCCGTAAGTTGGCATTCAAGTGCAATTATTCTTAATTGCTCCAATTCTTTTTGCCACTTTTCGGCTTCATCAAAATAAAAATCTACTTCGGGATTCATAGTATTTTATTCTTTAAGTTCTTACTATGTATTAAAATTCATACGTTATGCTAAGTTAAAAAATCTTACGAAAGAAGAAATTAAATTTAACATATTTTTTAAAACACTGAAAATCAATACAACTAAACGAAAATCTTAATTTATATTTCTTTCGTCAATCGATCCATTTCTTTTAGCAAAGTTGGCATTCTAAATTCTCCCGCCATACTTTCTACTTTCTGGAAAGCATCTTCCAATTCAATTCCAATTGCTGTAACATACAAAGGTTTTTTGCTTTCGCCTCTAATCAAACTTTTTTTGTCTTTTTCAATCGAAGCAAAATTTGTTTTGGCAACGCCAATAATCGCAACTTCTTTGTTTAGTTTTTCATATAAATGTCCGCCTAAACCGTATTTCTTTTCATCGTCTAAATAAACAAAACCATCAACTATTATGGCTTCGATATTTTTTAAATCGAATTTATTTAGAACACTAAGAATACAAGGCAATTCTCGTCTATAGAATTCTCCCGGAATATATTCTTCCACATTATCGATTACTTCTGTGTGAACTTTAAAGTTTTCACTTTGGTTCCATTCTGTAAATTCAAGGCAAACGGTTTTTGCTTTTCCGTCGTAGTAATAGGTATCAAATGCTAATATCATTTTAAAAAAATCTTTTATTTGCTAATATAAATTAATCCGGAAAATAACGCACTGTTCTAAGATTATAAACATAAAATCTACTCTTCAACCAAACAAATCTCAAAAATCGTTTTCTCACCTTCATTTTTATGTGCAATATAACCGCCATGAGCTTCGATAATATTTTTAGAAAGTGTCAATCCAATTCCTGCGCCTTCATTTCTGGTGGTGAAAAACGGCAAAAATATCTTGTTTTCAATTTCTTTTTCGATGCCATTTCCGTTATCAGTAATTCTGATGAAAAGTCGATTTTCTTTGGCTTCCGCCGAAATTAAAACTTGTTTCTGATCAACATCTTTTAAGGCAAAAATGCAATTGGTGAGAAGATTAATCAAAACTTGCTCAATTTGCTGCGAATCAATATTTATCCAACGTTTAAATGAGATTGTATTTAAAACCTCTATCTGATTTTCCTTAAACAGGAGACTCATAATTTGTAAACAATTGTCTATCAAATACTGCAACTCAATTTTTTCTTTTTTAGGAGAAGGAAGCATAGCTAACTTTCGATAACCCTCGACAAATTTTTGCAAATGGTCACTTCGTCTCAACATTGTTTCAACGCTGTTTTTAACATCTTCTAAATCTTCTGCAGATAAAGAATCCTGCTCGACCAAATCCTGCAAATTCTGGCAAATAGAACGAATTGGAGTTATCGAATTTAAAAGTTCATGCGAGATTACTTTCATCAAATTTACCCACGCATCTTTCTCTTTTTTCTCGACTACATTCTGAATCGAATCGAGCAAAACAATAAAATAATCTTTCTCAAAAATCTCTGTTCTCGAAGCCTGCAAAACGAATGTTTGCATATTTTGCTCGTTTACCCTAATTTCTACAGATGTTTTGATTTCCTGAAAATTATCTTCTTCAATAATTTCACATAACGATGGCAATTGATTTTTCAGGTATTTCCATTTAGAAACTTTCGGAACATTAAAGTGCGAGGAAAAATAATCGTTCATCAAAAAAATATCCCAATCATTATTCTGTTTCTGCAAAATGACAATTCCGGTTTCGATATTATTTAAAATAGAACGGTAAATAATATCCTTAGAAACCTGTTCGTTTTGTTTGTGTTTTAAAGTATCATATAACTGAAATAAATCATCGTAACTTTTATTGAATTTATGTTTGGTAAAATCCGAAGTAAAATCATTCTGCAAGATCGAAGCAATCGTTTTATCGTAGAGTAAAACAAAATTCCGAACATAAAAATACATTTCCCGAATGAGCAGAAAAACAATAAAAAGTCCAAATACTGCGGTAAAAAGTAACCCTTTTTTAAAAAAGTAAATTGAAATTTCGATTCCTGCCACGATAAAAATTAATCTCAAAAACAGCAGTTTGTAGGTCTGAAATGTTTTAAACATATTAGTTAATATTGATATTATATTTTTCTAAACGTCTATATAAAGAACCTCTCGACAGGCCCAATTCTTCGGCAGTTTTACTAATATTATTGTTGTTTTTGAATAATGCTTTTTCAACCGCAGCTTTCTCTACAGACGAAAGCTGAATGTCATCAGGGTTTTCTTCATAAGTTGTAATCGTCTCCAAGTCTAAATCTGAAACTGTAATTTTATTGTTCTCGCAAAGAATAACGGCGCGTTCTATTTTATTTTCCATTTCACGAATGTTTCCATTCCAGGCATGTTTTTCGATTTGTTCGAGAACTTTTTTATCAAAAGCAATTTCATCTCTTCCATATTTTTCAATCATTTTATCGAGTAGATATTCTGCCAGCGGAATTTTATCTTGATCTCGTTCTCGCAACGGAGGCAGAATAATTTCCATTGTATTTATTCGGTAATACAAATCTTCTCTGAAATTTTTATCAGCAACTTCCTCTTTCAAATTCAAATTTGTTGCCGTAATAATTCGAATATTTAAAGGTCTTGGTTTGGTTTCGCCCAATCTTGTTACCGTTTTGGTTTGAATTACCTGCAAAAGTTTAGACTGCAAATGCAACGGAACATTCCCAATTTCATCTAAGAAAATAGTTCCGTTCTGAGCCATTTCAAAACGTCCGGGAGTATCTATTTTGGCATCTGTAAAAGCGCCTTTGGCATAACCGAATAATTCACTTTCGAAAATATTTGAATTCAGAGATCCTAAATCGACAGCAATAAAAGGATTGTTTTTTCTTTCGGACTGACTAAAAATATGATGTGCCAAAACAAATTTTCCGGTTCCGTTTTCTCCAAGAATTAAAACATTAGCATCTGTTTTTGCCA
This window encodes:
- a CDS encoding Crp/Fnr family transcriptional regulator, with amino-acid sequence MNSLIVYFGKLGFSENDITEFLSCLKTRKFSANELILSNGQLENYLSFIDTGIVRYFVIANDKEITFDFAFRNSFYCAYDSFYNRTKTEVYIQALTDCELYSISNENLQKLYERCETAKKLGRIATEYLLDKKVKRELNLLTKTPQERYQKLLDEQPKYIQQIPLKYLASYIGVVPETLSRIRKRIS
- a CDS encoding VOC family protein, which codes for MEDSKKQPDNSNSSIDTTPKVTGIGGIFFFSDNPKEIKEWYSKNLGLETNDWGSTFESRDINNPDKVNSLQWSPFKKGDEYFSPSKKEFMINYQVQNIEGLVNKLKENGVTILDEITSYDYGKFVHILDTDGNKIELWEPA
- a CDS encoding Pr6Pr family membrane protein translates to MNSIENKGKSKMLFASITAFFAWFAILFQLYLTEGTVTNFFSYFTILSNLLVALCVTFSVFFPQTKTGIFFSGISVQTAIALYIFIVALVYNIILRGLWVVKGWQLIVDNLLHVLNPILYILYWFIFASKERLTWRNGIYWIFFPFAYLVYSLIRGSIVNWYPYPFLNVTNIGYQKVFINTGLMIILFFAIGLGLIAVNNKLIKR
- a CDS encoding DUF4256 domain-containing protein, encoding MGINKKLSSDQQEELLSVLEARFENNLNRHKGIEWDKVREKLVANPEKLWSLDEMERTEGEPDVVGFDKTTGEYIFYDCSVESPKGRRSICYDHEALEKRKEHKPQNSAINMAAEMGIEILTEAEYRELQKLGKFDAKTSSWIITTPEIRKLGGALFADFRYNTVFVYHNGADSYYAARGFRGSLRV
- a CDS encoding SRPBCC domain-containing protein; amino-acid sequence: MENSKNNTTNRAMHVSRLLNAPIDLIWEVWTNPEHIANWWGPNGFTTTIQTMDLKPEGEWRLTMYGPDGKTYLNRSTFVEIAPFKKIVFQHYNPNYLATITFEAKENKILLDWTGVFETDELYETVVKAFKADEGLIQNVDKLETYLKAQIG
- a CDS encoding DUF1801 domain-containing protein, which codes for MNPEVDFYFDEAEKWQKELEQLRIIALECQLTEELKWGTPCYTLGDRNIVLIHSFKEYCAFLFFKGALLKDTDNILIQQSDNVQAARQIRFTNLSEITDQKNILKTYIYQAIEVERAGLTVKLKKTTEFEVSEEFQKKLDEMPNLKKAFQALTPGRQRAYLLHFSQPKQSKTRESRVEKNIINIMDGKGLND
- a CDS encoding endonuclease V, yielding MILAFDTYYYDGKAKTVCLEFTEWNQSENFKVHTEVIDNVEEYIPGEFYRRELPCILSVLNKFDLKNIEAIIVDGFVYLDDEKKYGLGGHLYEKLNKEVAIIGVAKTNFASIEKDKKSLIRGESKKPLYVTAIGIELEDAFQKVESMAGEFRMPTLLKEMDRLTKEI
- a CDS encoding HAMP domain-containing sensor histidine kinase, with the protein product MRLIFIVAGIEISIYFFKKGLLFTAVFGLFIVFLLIREMYFYVRNFVLLYDKTIASILQNDFTSDFTKHKFNKSYDDLFQLYDTLKHKQNEQVSKDIIYRSILNNIETGIVILQKQNNDWDIFLMNDYFSSHFNVPKVSKWKYLKNQLPSLCEIIEEDNFQEIKTSVEIRVNEQNMQTFVLQASRTEIFEKDYFIVLLDSIQNVVEKKEKDAWVNLMKVISHELLNSITPIRSICQNLQDLVEQDSLSAEDLEDVKNSVETMLRRSDHLQKFVEGYRKLAMLPSPKKEKIELQYLIDNCLQIMSLLFKENQIEVLNTISFKRWINIDSQQIEQVLINLLTNCIFALKDVDQKQVLISAEAKENRLFIRITDNGNGIEKEIENKIFLPFFTTRNEGAGIGLTLSKNIIEAHGGYIAHKNEGEKTIFEICLVEE
- a CDS encoding sigma-54 dependent transcriptional regulator gives rise to the protein MKKTNASILIIDDQEDILFASKVFLKKYFEDIYTLNNPKNIVELLSKKSIDVVLLDMNYRIGFEDGREGLYLLKEIKTLSPKTVVILMTAFGKVETAVEGLKSGAFDYILKPWENKKLLESVKQAVDKSRKEQKKVKNVEIENDFFIGTSEIIKKAYSLADKVAKTDANVLILGENGTGKFVLAHHIFSQSERKNNPFIAVDLGSLNSNIFESELFGYAKGAFTDAKIDTPGRFEMAQNGTIFLDEIGNVPLHLQSKLLQVIQTKTVTRLGETKPRPLNIRIITATNLNLKEEVADKNFREDLYYRINTMEIILPPLRERDQDKIPLAEYLLDKMIEKYGRDEIAFDKKVLEQIEKHAWNGNIREMENKIERAVILCENNKITVSDLDLETITTYEENPDDIQLSSVEKAAVEKALFKNNNNISKTAEELGLSRGSLYRRLEKYNININ